The following are encoded in a window of Amaranthus tricolor cultivar Red isolate AtriRed21 chromosome 2, ASM2621246v1, whole genome shotgun sequence genomic DNA:
- the LOC130806432 gene encoding sister chromatid cohesion 1 protein 3-like — protein MFYSHTFLARKGPLGTVWCAAHLQHKLKKSHYASTDIPSTVERIIYPEVPIALRMSGHLLLGVVRIYSKKVEYLYKDYEGLRVSLRNAFCTVHVNLNENANQAQFNAITLPETYSLDAIEIDDDISRFDGSQDNHIRNIEEITLQDSNPVETELYVRITFDDDIIPDSSHSEPRESDPMQIDNPPAFPIPLSPDMQTAGVIQHEEFPSHEIMRDNRDFDALLSTPILRPHQDPVDPELNISPPKYTLEMEIDTPHSLPASTGVNYQQPLQHEGPSSPPTSDAREVSDTLINVSLTQLLLRPSPSPEKPKPKRQRRKRKIYFDETLVLTNQFLKNSLNNCSDLVKKRRRLASSALEQWRIKRKKNEDIFSKPLLSGTCENLQNLLSEDLIISNPKLASTVATQPDSRAAESPAHDPDAGGETQRHISGDDLEIERLRSVHDDPGQTIMETFPSSTPLPFPQPHGFPETPSSMRAPSSVSEPRFDNTDLQSEKGLFTSSTGFDMETPIFNSEERNEEMGTGLSDIPELRDSMIADELSFLEQDYESPTDSQGARTGDAMSARTRAVAQYLENHSPLSKYPSEELSLKSILEGRQRKICARMFYETLVLKSAGRIDVKQDEPYGDITLKLTAKI, from the exons ATGTTTTACTCCCATACGTTTTTGGCTCGGAAAGGGCCTCTTGGTACTGTCTGGTGCGCTGCTCATCTTCAACATAAACTCAAAAAATCTCATTATGCTTCTACTGATATTCCCTCCACCGTCG AGAGGATAATCTATCCAGAAGTGCCAATTGCTCTAAGGATGTCTGGACATCTTTTGTTGGGTGTTGTTCGTATTTATTCGAAGAAAGTTGAGTACCTTTATAAGGATTATGAGGGTCTTCGGGTTAGCTTGAGGAATGCCTTCTGTACTGTCCATgtcaatttgaatgaaaatgcTAACCAAGCTCAATTTAATGCAATTACTTTGCCGGAAACTTATTCACTTGATGCCATAGAAATAGACGATGATATTTCTCGCTTTGATGG ATCACAGGATAATCATATCAGGAACATAGAGGAAATAACACTCCAAG ATTCAAATCCCGTTGAAACTGAGCTTTATGTCAGGATCACATTTGATGAT GACATCATTCCAGACTCGTCTCACTCTGAGCCAAGGGAGAGTGATCCAATGCAGATAGA CAATCCTCCTGCATTTCCGATTCCTCTTAGTCCTGATATGCAGACTGCTGGTGTTATCCAACATGAAGAATTTCCATCCCATGAAATCATGCGTGATAATCGCGACTTTGATGCCCTTTTGTCTACTCCAATATTACGGCCACATCAAGACCCTGTTGATCCTGAATTAAACATATCTCCTCCAAAATACACACTTGAGATGGAAATCGATACACCACACTCATTACCTGCATCAACCGGAGTTAATTATCAGCAACCACTGCAGCATGAAGGACCTTCGTCTCCTCCTACTTCTGATGCTCGTGAGGTTTCTGATACTTTGA TTAATGTTTCACTGACTCAGTTGTTATTGAGGCCTTCTCCTTCTCCGGAGAAACCTAAGCCTAAACGTCAAAGGAGAAAACGAAAGATATACTTTGATGAGACTTTAGTTTTGACTAACCA GTTTTTGAAAAATTCGCTCAATAATTGTTCCGATTTAGTGAAGAAAAGAAGGAGGCTGGCTTCCTCTGCTTTAGAACAATGGAGAATTAAACGGAAGAAGAACGAAGACATTTTCTCAAAGCCCCTACTATCTG GAACGTGCGAAAATCTCCAAAATCTGTTAAGCGAAGACTTGATCATCTCAAACCCCAAATTGGCTTCCACGGTAGCAACTCAACCAGACTCCAGGGCTGCAGAATCTCCTGCACATGATCCTGATGCTGGTGGGGAAACTCAGCGTCATATTTCTGGCGATGATTTGGAGATTGAGCGTCTCCGTTCTGTGCATGATGATCCTGGACAAACCATAATGGAAACATTTCCTTCCTCCACACCGTTACCTTTTCCACAGCCTCATGGATTTCCCGAGACTCCTTCATCCATGAGAGCACCAAGTTCAGTTTCAGAACCTCGATTTGATAACACTGATCTTCAATCAGAGAAGGGTCTTTTTACCAGCTCTACTGGATTCGATATGGAAACACCCATTTTTAATTCTGAGGAAAGGAACGAAGAAATGGGCACTGGTTTATCTGACATTCCCGAACTGAGAGATTCTATGATAGCTGAT GAGCTCTCGTTTTTGGAACAAGATTACGAAAGCCCCACCG ATTCTCAAGGTGCTCGTACAGGAGATGCCATGTCTGCAAGGACAAG GGCCGTGGCTCAGTATCTGGAAAATCATTCCCCACTATCCAAATACCCATCCGAAGAGCTAAGTTTGAAATCCATCTTGGAAGGAAGACAAAGGAAGATATGTGCACGAATGTTCTATGAAACTTTG GTTTTGAAAAGTGCCGGACGAATTGATGTTAAACAAGATGAGCCCTATGGTGATATTACTTTGAAGTTGACAGCCAAAATTTAA